Genomic segment of Acidobacteriota bacterium:
GGTAGGGCCTAGCGGAGCGGGGAAGACCACCCTCCTGAGGCTTCTCGGGGGAGCTTTGGCGCCGACCGCCGGCGTCCTGCGGGTGGCCGGTCGCCCGCTCGCCGAGCTCGATGCGGTAGAGCTGCGCGATTACCGCGCCACGGTCGGCTTCGTGCACCAGGACCTGCGCCTGGTGCCCAACCTCCGGGTGGTGCGCAATGTCCTCTCGGGGCGCCTCGGCCGCTGTTCCCGCCTCGCGGCGCTGCGACTCCTGATGTTCCCGCCGGCGGCGGCCGTGCGCGAGGTCTATGAGCTCCTCGCCCGGGTCGGGATTCCGGAAAAGCTCTACCAGCGAACGGATCGCCTCTCCGGCGGACAGCAGCAGCGAGTGGCGGTGGCGCGGGCCCTTTTCCAGCGCCCCGCCGTCCTGCTCGCTGACGAGCCCGTCTCGAGCGTCGACCCGGCGCGCGCCCGGGATACCGTCGAGCTGCTGACCGAGCTCGCCGCCGAGGCCGGCCTGAGCCTGGTGATGAGCTTGCACAGCAGCGACCTGGCAGCGGAGTACTTCCCGCGCCTGCTCGGCATGCGGGCCGGCCGGATCCTCTTCGATGGACCACCCGCTGAGGTCGCCTCGCGCTTCGGCGAGCTCTACGACCTGATCGAGCCCCCGGCCCTCGCGATCGCCCGCAGGGCGGCCGCTCCTCCATGACAACCGACGCCGTCGGCTCTCCGGAAGGACCTCTACCTCGGGGTCTGCGTTGGCGTGGCGAGCCCACCTGGTGGCTCGCCGTCGGGGCCCTGCTGGCAGGGGCCTGGGCGGTCTGGGAGCTACGGCTGTGGCCGCAGCAGCTGATTCCCCACGGCGGGGGCTGGTCGATGGTCGGCGAGTTTCTCGCTGCCGCCTGGCGCCCGGCCCTCGACTACCAGGCGGCGAGCGTGCCCGCCAACACGCCACCGCTGCTGTGGAAGGCTGTCTCGGCCGCCGGCACCACCGTCGTTTTCGCCGCCGCCGCCATGAGTCTGGCGCTGGTCGCCGGCCTGGTGCTCGGCTGGGCGGCGAGCCGGGGGGCCGACCTCGAAGGCACTCTTTCGCTCCGGGCGCGCTTCGCCTACGGCTCGGCCCGGACGCTGATCGCCGCCATGCGTTCGGTCCACGAGCTGCTCTGGGCGGTGCTCTTCCTGGCCGCCTTCGGGCTCAGCAACCTGAGCGCTGTTTTCGCCATCGCCATCCCCTATGCCGGGACCTTGGCCAAGGTCTTCTCGGAGATGCTCGACGAGGCGCCGCGCGACGCCGGTGAGGCTTTGCGCCAGGCCGGCGCGGCGCCGTCTTCGGTGTTCCTTTTCGGCCTGCTGCCCCGCGCCTTGCCGGACATGGGCGCCTATGCCTTCTACCGCTTCGAGTGCGCTCTGCGCTCCTCGGCGGTGCTCGGCTTCTTTGGCTATCCCACCCTCGGCTACTTCTTGGCGGCCTCCTTCGAGAATCTCCATTTCCGCGAGGTTTGGACCTATCTCTACACCCTTCTGGTTCTGATCGTCGTGGTCGACCTGTGGAGCGGCGTGCTGCGCCGTCGGTTGGTGTCATGAGCTCCGTCGAGCACGAGATCCGACGCCTCCATCGCCAGCGGCCGCGCAGCCTCTTGCTGCGCATCAGCGGCTTGGCGCTGGCTGCTCTGACGGCCCTCGCCTGGATCGTGGGGGATTTCTCTCTCGGCGCCTTTTTGGCACCGCGCCGCCGCGCCAATCTCGAGCGTTTTCTCGGTGAGCTGGTGCCTCATCCCCTCCAAGGCCGAGACTTCGATCTCGGCCTCGCCGCCTCTTGGGTGGGCGAGATGATGGCGACCCACGGCTGGGCCGCCCTGCGGGCCACCGCGGCGATCTCCGTGGCGGCCATCCTGCTGGCGACCTTCGGGGGCCTCTTGACCGCCTTCCCGGCGGCTCGCAATCTGGCCACCGCCGAGCCCTTCCTGCCGTCTTCGGGGCGCCCCCGAAGGGCACCCTGGAAGCTCCTCGTCGGGCTCTCCCGGGGCCTCCAGATCCTCTCCCGCGCCTTGCCCGAGTACGTTCTCGCCTTCCTCTTCCTGGCCCTCTTCGGACCGTCCGCCTGGCCGGCGGTGCTCGCCCTCGCCCTGCACAACGCCGGCATCCTCGGAAAGCTGACCGCCGAGGTCGTGGAGGACCTCGATCCGCGGGTCCCGGCGGCGCTCCGCGGCCTCGGTGCCGGCCGCACCCAAATCGCTCAGGCGGCGGTGGTGCCGCTGGTGCTCAACCGCATCCTGCTGTTCGTCTTCTACCGCTGGGAAACCTGCGTCCGCGAAGCCACCGTTTTGGGCCTCCTCGGCATCGTCTCCCTGGGCTACTGGATCCAGGACGCCCGCGCCCGCAACCACTATGACGAGATGTTCTTCTACGTCCTCCTGGGGGCGATCCTGGTAGTGGTCGGCGACATCGTCTCCACCTGGGCGCGGGGTCGAATTCGAGAGGCCGAGTAGGAATCTCGGTCTCTCCTCATTCTTGGCCAGACCGCCTCACCGGTGGACCTCGAGGCGTCGGGTCTCGCTCTCGACGACGGTGCCATTGTCATCCTCGGCGACCACCTTCCAGAAGTAGATCTGGTTGTCTTCGACCTCCTCGACGCGACTCGATCCGGTAGAGCCGCCGAGGATCCAGAGGAGCGCTGCCAAGACGGCGATGGCGAGGAGGAAGAGCACGGCCCTGCGGTGGCGCCATCCAGTGAAGATGAGCAGCAGAAGGAGGAGCAAGATCGCCAGCAGAGCGATGCAGGCGTAGAAGATCCTCAGCTTCGGCGACCCCCAGGGAGCGGGCAACCCGCCGTCTTCGATCACCGTGCAGTGATTGAAGTCGTAGAGCTGATCGGAGCTCCACAAACAGTGGCGATAGGTCATGGAACCGCCGGCGGGGGCCGCTTCGGCGGTCCAGGTGAAGTCGACCTTGCCGGCTGGCAGAATGGCGTTGTTGGCGGGTTCGCCGAGCTGTGGCATGGCCGCCATCGGCAGGGAGGCGATCTTCTCCGTCCAGAGATAGGTTTCGGCGAAGGCTGCTTCGCCGGTTGCTGCGACGTCCACCACACAGTTGTCTTTGCGTTCGAGATCGACCAGCCCGGCGCACAGCCTTTCGGCTTCGGCGACGGGGAGCGGAGCCGGAGGAGTGTTTGCCACCGGTCCGCCCGGCTGAGGGGGCGCGACGCAGCCCTGGGACGACTGTCCCGGCCAGGCGGGGAGGTCGAAATCACCCGCCTGGAGTCCGGGTTCGTAGTCGAAGAGGGAGGTCGTGGCGTTCACCCGCCAGGAGTTGGCGAAATCTACGTAGAGGTCTTGGTAGCGCTGCGCAGGGTCTGTCGGCCGTGGTCCCAGAAATGAGCCGTCGGCGAGCGCCGGCAGCCACTGACCGGGTGCGATCGCTCCCATCACACCTGCCACGGCGCGGGCGTGGCGGACGTCGATGTTCATGAAGCTGAGATTCATCGACGACCAGTGGCCAGGTGTGATGACCACGGTGGTTCCGCCGGGGAGTTGCACCTGGACGCCGCCAGGGGCGGCGGTCTCGAGGACCCGCCCACCGGCCGCCAGGGGGAATGGCCCTGCGCTCACGTCGATGGGCTTACCGTCGACCCGGAGGATCAAGCGGCCCGCGGAGGAGCCGCCTTCGGCGCCGGGTTCGAAATCGCCATCGATCGCGAGGCCCGGCTGGTAGGTCACCCGGTGCGGTCCGACGCGCAGGGCGACCGCGGTGTTGACGCTGGCGCAGGTCGACAGGCCGGTGTGTCCGTCGGCCGGCAGGCGCCCAAAGGTGGGGGCCGCCGTCTGCCGGGCCTGCAGCTCCATGTCGATGTCGCGCAGCAGGACGAACTCGCCGACGCTCTGGAAGTCGTAGTGCACGCCGTCGACGGTTCGAATGTGGGGATCCCCTTCGGTGTTGGGCCGGCCGCCGATGATCCAACGCCGGAAGGTCTCGATGTCCGTCTTGCTGAGCGGCGGTCCCTCACACGGCATCAAGCCGTTCGGACAGCGCTCGTCGGCGATGTCGGGGTCGGTGGGGTCATCCGGGTTGGCCGCGTTGTAAGGCTCGAAGGGATCGTAGGGATGGGCCAGGTTGCCGTAGTCCGTGATCCGCTGGTAGAGGTCGCTGCCGGTGACATTGATCCCACTGCCGACCGGGCACGGCGAAGTCCCCGGAGGGCAAGCGGGGGCGGCGATCAATGAGCGCGCCTGCCTCATGGACCGCCAGAGTCGGCGCTCGCCGGACGGTGGGTTCTCATCCTCCGAGAGATCCAAGGACGTACCGTAGGAGTGGTACGGCGGGTAGCCGAGGCCGCCGTGGCATTCGATGCAGCTCTTGTTGAAAATCCGTTGGATGTCCGTATAGGTCGGAACCGCGGCGGCGGCGGCCGGAGTCAGCCGCCCGAGCTCGGTCCGGGCGAGGGCACAGGCGTCGGCCGTCGCGCCCAAGCTGGCACGCAGCTCGGTGGTCAAACCACCGGTGTAGTTGCTGAACAGATCGGCGAAGGTGTAGGTCCGCGAGCGGCCGCGGACTCCCATCGACCACTTGTCGACGGAGACCCCCAGGGGCTCCAGGAAGTAGCGATAGAGGGCCACCGGTGCCGTGTTGTCCGGTGCGGTGGTGTTGGGAGGTGCCGGATCCGTCGAGTCATCCTCGCGGTCGACGTAGGCT
This window contains:
- a CDS encoding ATP-binding cassette domain-containing protein; the encoded protein is MRERQEGYDLELRQVAVSFAETAALRPLDLTIAAGERVALVGPSGAGKTTLLRLLGGALAPTAGVLRVAGRPLAELDAVELRDYRATVGFVHQDLRLVPNLRVVRNVLSGRLGRCSRLAALRLLMFPPAAAVREVYELLARVGIPEKLYQRTDRLSGGQQQRVAVARALFQRPAVLLADEPVSSVDPARARDTVELLTELAAEAGLSLVMSLHSSDLAAEYFPRLLGMRAGRILFDGPPAEVASRFGELYDLIEPPALAIARRAAAPP
- a CDS encoding ABC transporter permease subunit, with the translated sequence MTTDAVGSPEGPLPRGLRWRGEPTWWLAVGALLAGAWAVWELRLWPQQLIPHGGGWSMVGEFLAAAWRPALDYQAASVPANTPPLLWKAVSAAGTTVVFAAAAMSLALVAGLVLGWAASRGADLEGTLSLRARFAYGSARTLIAAMRSVHELLWAVLFLAAFGLSNLSAVFAIAIPYAGTLAKVFSEMLDEAPRDAGEALRQAGAAPSSVFLFGLLPRALPDMGAYAFYRFECALRSSAVLGFFGYPTLGYFLAASFENLHFREVWTYLYTLLVLIVVVDLWSGVLRRRLVS
- a CDS encoding ABC transporter permease subunit, whose translation is MSSVEHEIRRLHRQRPRSLLLRISGLALAALTALAWIVGDFSLGAFLAPRRRANLERFLGELVPHPLQGRDFDLGLAASWVGEMMATHGWAALRATAAISVAAILLATFGGLLTAFPAARNLATAEPFLPSSGRPRRAPWKLLVGLSRGLQILSRALPEYVLAFLFLALFGPSAWPAVLALALHNAGILGKLTAEVVEDLDPRVPAALRGLGAGRTQIAQAAVVPLVLNRILLFVFYRWETCVREATVLGLLGIVSLGYWIQDARARNHYDEMFFYVLLGAILVVVGDIVSTWARGRIREAE